The following nucleotide sequence is from Clostridia bacterium.
GCTGTGCGAGGAGGTTCTCCGCTATATCGAGTTTCGCAAGGCCAATCCCATCAAAGGGGTGCCCCCCATCCTGGCCGGTCTGGGTTCGCCGCAGGAAATGGCCCTGCACGACGAGCAATGGCACGTGGACAGCTTTGCCTGGGGACACGCCCGCCACCGCCGGAAGGGCTTTTGGACCGAAGAGATCGCCAGGCAGTGGAGCGAAACCCAGTCGAAGGCCATAGAGCGCCTCATAAGCTGCTACAACTGCCCGATGCGGTGCGGGGGGATAATCCGCCACCCGATGATACAGCGGTACATGATGAAGTGCTACTCCAAGCTGACCTACGTCATGGCCGCCATGGCCGACGACCTGGCCTTCGGCTTTGAAATCGCCGGCCTGGCGCAGGAATACGGCGTGGACGGGTTCACCACCCCGCAGGTTCTGGCCTTTGCCGTAGAGCTGTACGAGGCCGGTATTCTGACCGATCAGGATATGCCCGGCTTCCCCAAGGATAACCGGGACAGGTTCTTCTGGCTCCTGGAGAGGATCGTCAGGCGCGAGGGCATAGGAGACGTTCTGGCCAACGGGGTCTACTGGGCGGCACGCCAGATCGGTCGCGGAGCGGAGGCCTTTGACCACAACACCATCAAGAAGCACGAGCAGGTCCCCATCAAGCTGGGGGTACTGAATCCCATTTACTACCTCCTGTGGTCTACCGGAGAGAAGGCCAATATCACTCAGATCGAGGGGCAGGTGCCGCAGGCTCCCTTCCCCACGCGGGAGGAAAGAGAGGAGTTTGTCAGGGACTGGATCCAGGTTCCTCATGAGAGGTTCAAGGAGTTTATTCTCAACTGGGAACCCGGTACCTTCCCCTACTACCCCACCGTCGACATGGTCTGCGAACTGGTGGATTGGCAGGAAACCATGCACTACATCGACGACTGCACGGGCGTATGCGCCGGGCTTTCCTCTTTCCCCATCAAGCCGCCCTACCACATCCACAACTTCCCCCGGATTATCTCTGCCGCCACCGGGCTGGAGCTGGACGAGGACGGGCTCTGGGAAACCATACGGCGCAACCGCAACCTGGTTAGGGGCGTCAACGTGCGCCGGGGTCTGAGGAGAAAGGACGAGCGTCCGCCCGAGGATCACTGGAAGAAGCGATTTCCGGAGTACGAGGCCAAGCTCCTGGACGAGTACTACCGGTTCAAGGGCTGGAATCCGGAGGGCATCCCCACCAGAGAAACCTTAAGCCGGCTCGGTTTGGACTACGTGGCCGAGGACTTGGAGCGGAGAGGGATCCTGTAATGGCCAAAAGAAAGGTAAGGGTGATCAAGGTCAACCTGGACGAATGTAACGGCTGCCGGGCCTGCGAGGTGGTGTGCTCGGCCTTTCACGCCAACCCCAAGTTCAGCACCACCAATCCCGGCCGCTCCCGCATTAGGGTGCATTTCGACCCCTTCCGGAACGTCTTCGTGCCGGTTTTGGCCAGCGCTTACACCGCCTTTGAGTGCCCGGGCCGGAACCGGTATTCGGCCAACGGGACCGAATACGACGAGTGCGCCTTCTGCGGCGTATCCTGCCCGTCCAGGGACCTCTTCAAGGAGCCGGACTCGGGACTGCCCTTGAAGTGCGACATGTGCGAGCAGGACCCTCCCCTGGAGGAGCCCATGTGCGTGAAGTGGTGCCTGGTTCACGCCCTGACCTATGAGGAAAGGGAGGAGGAAGTAGAAGAGGCCGCCTTGGATGAACTGGAAACGGGAATGGAATCCCTGGTGGACCGGTTTGGGCCGGAGAAGGTAATGGACAGCCTGGCGCGGATACTGAGCGGCAAGGGCTACCTCAAGGTTGAGGGTTGATCAGGGCCTCCGCCTTGAGGTGGAGGGGGTGAGAGAGGGATGGAGAAGGAAACGGCGACCCGGCAATTGCTCCGGAGCCTGGTGGAGCGCAGGCTGGGAGACGTGATGGTGGTCGGCGGGGGCATCAGCGGCGTCCAGGCGGCGCTCGACCTGGCCACCGCAGGTTTCAAGGTCTACCTGGTGGAGAAGGGGCCGGCCATCGGGGGCAAGATGTCCCAGCTGGACAAGACTTTCCCCACCAACGAGTGCTCGATATGAATCCTGGCACCTAAACTGGTCGAGGTCGACCGGCAGATCAACATACAGGTCCTGACCAATACCGAGGTGGAGAGGGTAGAAGGGGAGGCCGGGGACTTCAGGGTGGCCCTGGTGAAAAAGCCCCGGTATATCATTCTCGACCAGTGCACCGGCTGTACCACCTGCGTGGAATACTGCCCGGTTACGATTCCCGATCCCTTCAACCAGGGGCTTTCCAGAAACAAGGCCATCCACCTGCACTACTCCCAGGCCGTTCCCCTCATCGCCTACATTGACGAGAACTGCCTGTACCTCAAGGAGAAGAAATGCGGCATCTGCGCCGGGGTCTGCGAGAAGAAGGCCATTGATTTTACCCAGAGTCCGGAGAGGATCGAAGTCAGGGTAGGGGCCATAGTGCTGGCCGCGGGATACGACCTGTCCGACGCGGTGGCGGTCGACGAGTTCGGCTATCAAAGAATGGCCAACGTGGTAACCAGCCTGGATTTCGAACGCCTCACCTGCGCTACCGGGCCGTACGAGGGCGAAATCCGGCGGCCCTCGGACCGCAGGCACCCAAAAAAGATAGCCTGGATCCAGTGCGTGGGCTCGCGGCAGGTGACCGAGGAAGGCAACAGCTACTGTTCGGCAGTCTGCTGCACCTACACGCAGAAGCAGGTCATTCTGGCCAAGGAGCACGACCCGGAAGTAGAGGCGGTCATATTCCACAACGACATCCGGTCCTACGGCAAGGACTTTGAGCGTTTCTACCGGCGGGCGGCCGGCCTTCCCGGGGTGCGGTTCGTGCGCAGCTACGCTTCCATCGGCAGGGAAATCCCGGAGACCAAGAACGTTACCGTAAGGTATTCCACCCCGCAAGACGGCGTGCGGGAGGAAGAGTTCGAGCTGGTGGTCCTGTCGCTGGGTCTCAATCCGCCGGTGCAGGCCAGAGAGCTGGCCGAGAAGTTCGGCATAGAGCTCGAGCCGCACGGGTTCTGCAGGACCAATCCCCTGAACCCGGTGGAAACCACCCGTCCCGGAATCTACGTGAGCGGAGCCTTCTGCGGCCCGGCGGACATTCCCGAGGCGGTCTTCAGCGCCAGTGCCGCCGGTTCCCGCTGCGGCGAGCTGCTGGGCCGGCGGCGGGGGAAGCTCGCCCGGGAAAAGCAGTATCCTCCCGAGAAGGACGTCTCGCAGGAGGAACCCAGGATCGGCGTCTTCGTATGCTACTGCGGGGCCAACATCGGGCGGGTGGTGGACGTCCCCGCGGTAACCGAGTACGCTTCCACCCTGCCCGGCGTGGTCTACGCCCAGCAGCAGTTATTCTCCTGCGCCAGCAACTCCACCAAGGAAATAGCCGACGCCATAAAGGAGAAGGGGCTCAATCGCGTGGTGGTGGCCGCCTGTACCCCCAGGACGCACGAACCCACCTTCCGCAGCACCCTGCGTGAAGCCGGCCTCAATCAGTATTACTTCGAAATGGCCAACATCCGGGAGCACTGTTCCTGGGTTCACCCGCGGGAAAAGGAGGCGGCCACGGAGAAGGCTAAGGACCTGGTTCGCATGGCGGTGGCCCGGGCACGGATGCTGGAGGCCCTCCAGGATCTGGAGCTGCCGGTGACCAAGGTGGCCCTGGTCATCGGCGGCGGCGTGGCCGGCATGACCGCGGCCCTCTCCATAGCCGACCAGGGCTTTGAGGTTCACCTGGTGGAGAAGCAGGAGGAGCTGGGAGGAACGGCCCGCCGGCTCCACTATACGCTGGAGGGGGTAGACGTCCAGGCCTTCCTGCGGGAGCTGACAGGGAAGGTCAAGCGGCACCCGAGGATACGCGTGTATACCGGCGCGGAAATCCTCGAGGTCACCGGGTACATCGGCAACTTCCTCACCAGGGTCCGGTGCGCCGATGAGGTTGCCGAGATAAATCACGGGGTAGCCGTCATCGCCATCGGGGCGGAAGAGTATAAGCCCGACGAGTACCTCTACGGAAAGGACGACCGGGTGCTGACCCTCCTGGAGCTGGAGGAACGGATTGCCGGAAAGGACGAGAAGGTAGCCCGCTGCCAAAGCCTGGTGATGATTCAATGCGTGGGCTGCCGGCAGGAGGACCGGAACTACTGCAGCCGCGTGTGCTGCAGCCACGCGGTTAAGAACGCGTTGAAACTGAAGGAAATCAACCCGGAGGCGGACGTCTGCGTTCTCTTCCGGGACATGAGAACCTACGGCCTGCGGGAAGATTACTACCGGGCGGCGGCGGACAAGGAAGTGAAGTTTATTCGCTACGATGCCGAGAACAAACCCGAGGTGGAACCGGCAGAAGCGGAAGAGGACGGCCGGGAAATACTGAGGGTTACCGTGACCGACGCGGTCCTGGGCCGGAGGGTGGCCATCGAGGCCGACCTGGTGGCGCTGGCGGCGGCCGTGGTGCCGGCGGCCGACACGGGAAGGGTGGCGCAACTGTTCCAGCTCCCCTTGAACGAGGACGGGTTCTTCAAGGAAATC
It contains:
- a CDS encoding aldehyde dehydrogenase, whose translation is MRYAEAGCNLEIDLSRGTVTKVETDPRLTELYLGGLGTNAKLLWDRVPPEVDPFSPDNLLIFSAGLLGGTPAPGANRTIVSSYSPQTLLMGFSMMGGFWAPELKLAGYDKVVLKGRSPEPVYIWIHDDQVEIRDARHLRGKGAYETTRLIREELNEPRAQVLAIGLAGENRVYYASIEHMRSSASRLGLGAVMGDKKVKAIAVRGSKDLAVARPAEFSELCEEVLRYIEFRKANPIKGVPPILAGLGSPQEMALHDEQWHVDSFAWGHARHRRKGFWTEEIARQWSETQSKAIERLISCYNCPMRCGGIIRHPMIQRYMMKCYSKLTYVMAAMADDLAFGFEIAGLAQEYGVDGFTTPQVLAFAVELYEAGILTDQDMPGFPKDNRDRFFWLLERIVRREGIGDVLANGVYWAARQIGRGAEAFDHNTIKKHEQVPIKLGVLNPIYYLLWSTGEKANITQIEGQVPQAPFPTREEREEFVRDWIQVPHERFKEFILNWEPGTFPYYPTVDMVCELVDWQETMHYIDDCTGVCAGLSSFPIKPPYHIHNFPRIISAATGLELDEDGLWETIRRNRNLVRGVNVRRGLRRKDERPPEDHWKKRFPEYEAKLLDEYYRFKGWNPEGIPTRETLSRLGLDYVAEDLERRGIL
- a CDS encoding (4Fe-4S)-binding protein; translation: MAKRKVRVIKVNLDECNGCRACEVVCSAFHANPKFSTTNPGRSRIRVHFDPFRNVFVPVLASAYTAFECPGRNRYSANGTEYDECAFCGVSCPSRDLFKEPDSGLPLKCDMCEQDPPLEEPMCVKWCLVHALTYEEREEEVEEAALDELETGMESLVDRFGPEKVMDSLARILSGKGYLKVEG
- a CDS encoding CoB--CoM heterodisulfide reductase iron-sulfur subunit A family protein; this encodes MEKETATRQLLRSLVERRLGDVMVVGGGISGVQAALDLATAGFKVYLVEKGPAIGGKMSQLDKTFPTNECSIUILAPKLVEVDRQINIQVLTNTEVERVEGEAGDFRVALVKKPRYIILDQCTGCTTCVEYCPVTIPDPFNQGLSRNKAIHLHYSQAVPLIAYIDENCLYLKEKKCGICAGVCEKKAIDFTQSPERIEVRVGAIVLAAGYDLSDAVAVDEFGYQRMANVVTSLDFERLTCATGPYEGEIRRPSDRRHPKKIAWIQCVGSRQVTEEGNSYCSAVCCTYTQKQVILAKEHDPEVEAVIFHNDIRSYGKDFERFYRRAAGLPGVRFVRSYASIGREIPETKNVTVRYSTPQDGVREEEFELVVLSLGLNPPVQARELAEKFGIELEPHGFCRTNPLNPVETTRPGIYVSGAFCGPADIPEAVFSASAAGSRCGELLGRRRGKLAREKQYPPEKDVSQEEPRIGVFVCYCGANIGRVVDVPAVTEYASTLPGVVYAQQQLFSCASNSTKEIADAIKEKGLNRVVVAACTPRTHEPTFRSTLREAGLNQYYFEMANIREHCSWVHPREKEAATEKAKDLVRMAVARARMLEALQDLELPVTKVALVIGGGVAGMTAALSIADQGFEVHLVEKQEELGGTARRLHYTLEGVDVQAFLRELTGKVKRHPRIRVYTGAEILEVTGYIGNFLTRVRCADEVAEINHGVAVIAIGAEEYKPDEYLYGKDDRVLTLLELEERIAGKDEKVARCQSLVMIQCVGCRQEDRNYCSRVCCSHAVKNALKLKEINPEADVCVLFRDMRTYGLREDYYRAAADKEVKFIRYDAENKPEVEPAEAEEDGREILRVTVTDAVLGRRVAIEADLVALAAAVVPAADTGRVAQLFQLPLNEDGFFKEIHVKLRPVEFSTDGVFLCGSAHYPKHLPEVIGQAYGAAGRAVNILARDFVTTSGAVAEVTEKRCMGCGACAAACTYGAIELYEARGGRRARVNPFLCKGDGLCNAKCPTGAIALKHYTDRALASLVDAFGAEPEPAASKAAAG